One window from the genome of Andrena cerasifolii isolate SP2316 chromosome 3, iyAndCera1_principal, whole genome shotgun sequence encodes:
- the Zip88e gene encoding zinc/iron regulated transporter-related protein 88E — protein MTISTVQAKLASMIAIAAGSFVVGVAPACFVSRVQDLQQRLLLSCTLCFGGGVLLATAILHMLPETRESMPKHAELVFACGFLFLYLVDESVHYFWNDDARGSESQHRESRNWVAGHQANRCGSHSHQVDYSPPARTIRHVSVSEVNPKSPYQSNYSENGTGSNWKSTTYGALQYAPSAPTPFCNEDATFLCHGSHSEPSADSSTSLVGLLLALTVHSVLEGLAIGLQKATSEVFLLAGAVASHKFVVSFCLGLELAGVSNSLFRLISAIFTFSAGSAVGIGVGMLTLRVNKSWMQIILPVLQGLAGGTLLYATVSEILPRERARWHRSSRRFAGVLQFFSVIVGFVLIFLLNSYVGT, from the exons atgacgatctCCACGGTGCAGGCGAAGCTCGCCTCGATGATCGCCATCGCGGCTGGCAGCTTCGTCGTCGGCGTAGCCCCGGCGTGTTTTGTGTCTCGAGTGCAGGACCTCCAGCAGAGGCTGCTGCTGTCCTGCACTCTCTGCTTCGGAGGCGGTGTGCTACTAGCCACCGCGATCCTCCACATGCTGCCGGAAACCCGCGAATCGATGCCCAAACACGCGGAACTGGTGTTCGCGTGCGGCTTCCTTTTCCTGTACCTCGTGGACGAGTCCGTCCACTACTTCTGGAATGACGACGCGCGTGGATCAGAGTCGCAGCATCGGGAGTCCCGGAACTGGGTCGCCGGCCACCAAGC GAACCGTTGCGGAAGCCACTCGCACCAGGTGGACTATTCTCCGCCCGCGCGGACTATCAGGCACGTCTCCGTGTCCGAAGTTAATCCGAAATCGCCATATCAGTCAAATTACAGCGAAAATGGCACCGGCAGCAACTGGAAAAGCACGACTTACGGCGCACTGCAGTACGCCCCCAGTGCACCTACACCCTTTTGCAACGAGGACGCGACGTTCTTGTGCCACGGAAGTCACTCGGAACCGAGCGCTGATTCCAGCACCTCTCTCGTGGGCCTTTTGTTGGCGCTTACGGTGCACTCTGTCCTCGAGGGGCTAGCGATCGGTTTGCAGAAAGCAACATCCGAG GTATTTCTTCTGGCCGGAGCAGTAGCCTCTCATAAGTTCGTCGTCAGTTTTTGTTTGGGATTGGAGTTAGCTGGGGTAAGCAATTCCCTTTTCAGGCTCATATCAGCGATCTTCACGTTTTCTGCCGGGTCGGCGGTTGGTATAGGGGTTGGGATGTTAACGTTACGT GTGAATAAAAGTTGGATGCAGATAATTCTGCCGGTTCTGCAAGGCTTAGCTGGTGGTACGCTGCTTTACGCGACGGTCAGCGAAATACTGCCCAGAGAAAGGGCGAGGTGGCACAGGAGCTCGCGACGTTTCGCGGGCGTTCTGCAATTCTTCTCCGTGATCGTCGGTTTCGTCCTTATTTTTCTACTGAATAGCTATGTGGGCACGTGA